One genomic region from Bacillota bacterium encodes:
- a CDS encoding CapA family protein — protein MGLLVAGDVMLSRNVRHRIAGIAASLQALKSSFPGCALVANLESPVCTAPLRYQNGFRADPGECKEILRMFDVLSVANNHAMDCGVEGLEETVAFLKGLGIQVVGYRGSEGKQNGAVITIGDTKVGIVGYVERALLVEEPPSILATCSDLSLVQKEIGSIREQSDITVCILHAGSEMTRFPSKAERALPRRLVEMGVTVVIRSHAHVIQGCERLESSLVLYGLGDFIFDSSVRRRRTGALAHITVEDSRISVRHVLVRRDTDHNPLISGSYGDLPSVPDSWQKPRQIIDRLTYYCERTADLISTYGMRGVAYVIRRIARAMMSGFRLRSSGREGLTRFRI, from the coding sequence ATGGGTTTGCTTGTTGCGGGCGATGTGATGCTATCACGGAACGTCAGGCACCGAATAGCGGGGATCGCTGCGAGCCTTCAGGCCTTGAAGTCCAGTTTTCCAGGATGCGCTTTGGTGGCGAATCTTGAGTCTCCCGTTTGTACAGCTCCGTTACGTTATCAGAATGGCTTCCGAGCTGATCCTGGGGAGTGCAAGGAAATCCTACGAATGTTTGACGTGCTATCCGTAGCCAACAACCATGCGATGGATTGTGGTGTTGAAGGGCTTGAGGAGACGGTTGCCTTTCTCAAGGGACTTGGTATCCAGGTGGTTGGATATCGCGGGTCCGAAGGAAAGCAAAATGGCGCAGTCATCACGATTGGTGACACTAAGGTTGGAATAGTCGGTTATGTGGAGAGGGCGCTGTTGGTAGAAGAACCTCCTTCGATTCTGGCGACGTGTTCTGACCTCAGTCTAGTCCAGAAAGAAATCGGTAGTATTCGCGAACAGTCAGATATCACGGTGTGTATATTGCATGCAGGCAGCGAGATGACGAGATTCCCCAGCAAGGCTGAGAGGGCGTTGCCCCGGAGGTTGGTCGAGATGGGGGTGACAGTGGTTATCCGTTCCCATGCTCATGTCATCCAAGGATGTGAAAGGCTCGAGTCGTCGCTGGTGTTGTATGGATTGGGGGATTTCATCTTTGATAGCAGTGTGCGAAGAAGGCGCACGGGGGCTCTTGCACACATTACGGTGGAGGACTCTCGTATCAGCGTAAGACATGTTCTCGTCCGAAGGGACACGGATCATAATCCCCTAATAAGTGGAAGCTATGGTGACCTTCCGTCTGTGCCAGACTCGTGGCAGAAGCCGAGACAGATTATAGATAGGCTCACGTATTACTGTGAACGTACAGCCGACCTGATATCGACATATGGAATGCGAGGAGTGGCCTACGTAATACGCCGAATAGCGCGCGCAATGATGAGTGGTTTCCGGCTAAGATCAAGCGGCAGGGAGGGCCTGACACGGTTTCGGATATAG
- a CDS encoding glycosyltransferase yields MCVVARVAPVSKLDDGIDFVEFPRDFTRVGVLTRPDRVARFLRGLEADVYHFHDPDLLPVAGLMSSRDSIIIYDCHEWYQQVFPHKGYRPLLAKGAAIGLSLVERIVIPRLDAVIVPTEELARVYKTLAKTVVSIRNFAPVDGWTTCTESGEKTWDLIHTGTVSRPRLEVMLDIARSIRDTGRSIKFCLLGVSDEVRSWVNSDAKARSLVDCVGRVSETEVPGFLERSRIGINYHPYQQRFMVAIPMKVFEYMRHGLPFVSTALPPLKRLLGDSGTGLLVEENTVPSFVAAITSLLDDQVGTAQMGQRGRELITREYNWERESVKLVGLYRQLLGKRGLAVA; encoded by the coding sequence GTGTGTGTCGTTGCTCGTGTTGCACCAGTCAGCAAATTGGACGATGGGATAGACTTTGTCGAGTTCCCGCGGGACTTCACCCGAGTTGGTGTGCTGACTCGGCCAGACCGAGTTGCCCGCTTCCTCAGGGGACTGGAAGCGGACGTCTACCATTTTCATGACCCAGATCTGTTACCAGTGGCAGGGCTAATGAGTTCGCGCGATAGCATCATCATCTATGATTGCCATGAATGGTATCAACAGGTGTTCCCGCACAAAGGGTATCGCCCGTTGTTAGCCAAAGGCGCAGCAATCGGGCTCTCGCTTGTTGAGCGGATTGTGATACCCAGACTGGATGCTGTAATCGTTCCTACAGAAGAACTCGCCCGGGTTTATAAAACGCTTGCGAAAACAGTTGTCTCTATCCGCAATTTTGCCCCTGTGGATGGATGGACGACTTGCACGGAGTCTGGGGAGAAGACTTGGGATCTGATACACACAGGGACGGTGTCCCGGCCCAGACTGGAGGTCATGTTGGACATCGCTAGGTCAATCAGGGATACAGGCCGTAGCATCAAGTTCTGTCTTTTGGGAGTTTCGGATGAGGTCAGGTCCTGGGTGAACAGCGATGCAAAGGCTAGGAGCCTGGTGGACTGTGTTGGCAGGGTGAGTGAGACGGAGGTGCCGGGATTTCTTGAGCGGTCGAGGATTGGGATCAACTATCATCCGTACCAACAACGGTTCATGGTAGCCATACCGATGAAAGTATTCGAGTACATGCGCCACGGCTTGCCTTTTGTCTCCACAGCGTTGCCACCTCTGAAGAGGCTTCTTGGTGATTCAGGTACTGGCCTACTAGTAGAAGAAAACACAGTGCCGTCGTTCGTGGCTGCGATTACCAGCTTGCTGGATGATCAAGTTGGAACTGCACAGATGGGACAGAGAGGGCGGGAACTGATTACCCGCGAGTACAACTGGGAGCGGGAGTCTGTCAAGCTTGTCGGACTCTATCGGCAGCTCCTGGGCAAAAGGGGTCTTGCAGTTGCGTAG
- a CDS encoding ChbG/HpnK family deacetylase, translating to MRRLIINADGLGFSPGVNRGIRETAAFGLVKSTSALVNFEAAEEIPQFARDFPMVSIGIHLNLTVGRPVAEPSRVRSLIDPQSGEFYGNRLPFLLMSGRVKWNEICLELESQVKKMIDFGIQITHVDGHQNKHLYPPLFFAVLETAKKYGIKRIRSHRRFLTGSPRQKLNYYVAHPQRLATHMAGRVLTDYARVKGLRCADRLISPGYADSSRKYLLSSWMELAKILPSGTSEIYCHPAYPDDILRRYATYVEERRIEVEVLTSEELRASFAMANIEIISFYDL from the coding sequence TTGCGTAGGCTTATTATCAATGCAGATGGGTTGGGCTTCAGCCCGGGCGTAAACAGAGGGATCCGTGAGACGGCCGCATTTGGGCTTGTCAAGAGCACGAGCGCGCTTGTGAATTTTGAAGCAGCCGAAGAAATTCCGCAATTTGCACGAGACTTTCCCATGGTTTCAATTGGAATCCACCTAAACCTTACTGTCGGTCGACCTGTCGCAGAGCCCAGTAGAGTCCGCTCTCTTATTGATCCGCAGAGCGGAGAGTTCTACGGAAACAGACTGCCATTCTTGCTGATGAGCGGCCGGGTCAAATGGAACGAGATTTGTCTTGAGTTGGAATCACAGGTTAAGAAGATGATTGATTTCGGGATACAGATCACCCATGTTGACGGTCACCAGAACAAACACCTTTATCCCCCGTTGTTTTTCGCTGTTCTAGAGACGGCCAAGAAGTATGGCATTAAGCGCATACGAAGCCACAGGCGGTTCTTGACCGGGAGTCCGCGACAGAAATTGAACTATTACGTTGCACATCCTCAGCGACTCGCAACGCACATGGCTGGGCGAGTGCTCACCGATTATGCTCGCGTCAAAGGCTTAAGGTGCGCTGACAGACTGATTAGTCCTGGATACGCGGACTCGTCCAGGAAGTACTTGCTCAGCTCTTGGATGGAGTTGGCCAAGATCCTTCCCAGTGGAACCAGTGAGATATACTGTCATCCGGCTTACCCTGACGACATTTTGCGGCGGTACGCTACCTATGTGGAAGAAAGACGAATCGAGGTTGAAGTATTGACCAGTGAGGAATTGCGGGCTAGTTTTGCTATGGCGAACATCGAGATTATATCTTTCTATGACCTTTGA